A segment of the Lactobacillus sp. ESL0700 genome:
ATCACCAATTTTAGCCGGATTTATTATTGGTGGTACTCGGCCGCTACTTGTTTTAACAGGAACTCACCACGCTGTTCGTGCAATAACGCAACAGCAGGTTGCTACTTATGGCCGGACAACGATTGGAGCAATGAATTTTGTTTCTACATTTGCACAATCGGCAGCAGCTTTGGGAGTCTATTTCTTTACTAAAAACAAAAGAATGAAAAGTTTGTCATTTAGTTCAACTATTTCAGGATTTTTAGGTGTTACAGAACCAGCTTTATATGGTGTAGTTACGAAATATAAAATTGCAATGCTTGGAGCAGTAATTGGTGGTGGCGTTGGCGGCGCAATTGCTTCTTACTTTAATGCAGCTGTTTATGGTATTGTTCTACCAAGTATATTGACGATTTCTGCAACAATAGGTAAAGGTTTTATTGGTATGGCCCTAGGTGTTCCAACTTCTATTGTTGTCACACTTTTGGTGATTTTCTTGGGAAGAAAATCGATAATCAGGCAAGATGAAGAAGACTTAGCCAAAGAAAATAATCAGAATCAAGATATAACAGTTAATCATGATAACTTAGTTTCAGCTATAAAAAATGCCAATATTATGTCTCCTGCTAATGGTAAAATTCAATCGTTATCTAGTTTAAACGACAAAACTTTTGCCAGTGGTATGTTGGGTAAGGGAATAGCAGTTAAATCTACTGACGGTAAAGTTTTTTCACCAGTAGATGGTGTAATTACTTCGGTTTTTCCGACTAAGCATGCAATTGGACTTAAAGCTGAGAATGGCGTTGAGATACTTCTTCATATCGGTATTGATACTGTAAACTTAAACGGTAAGTTTTTACATCCCGAAGTTAAAGAAGGCGACAAAGTAGTTAAAGGCCAACAAATTATGACCTTTGATTTCAAGAAAATTATAGAAGCTGGTTATGATGATGTAGTAATTATGTTGATTACCAATACTGACCAGTTACTTAATATTAATAATGTTAAAGACAGTGGGGAAACTACTAAAAGTCAGGTATTAATGACCGTTTAATTTGACTTTTAATGATTTTATAGAAAGACGTGAAAAATATGAAGGAATTTCCTGATAATTTTCTTTGGGGTGGAGCAACCTCTGCAGCACAATATGAAGGTGCGGCACAAATTGGCGGCCGAGGTCTGTCACACATGGATTTTATTCGTAGAGCAGGTAGTGGCAACAAATCTTTGAACAATATTACCAAGGCACAATTTGAAAATAATAAAAAACATCAAGATGAATATAATTTTCCATTTAGACGAGGTTCAGACTTCTATCATCACTATAAAGAAGATATTGCATTACTTGGAGAAATGGGCTTTAAAGTCTTTCGGATGAGTATTTCATGGAGTCGCCTTTTCCCTAAAGGCATAGAAGATACGCCATGTCCAGAAGGTGTCCAGTTTTATCATAATGTCTTTAAAGAATGTCATAAATATGGCATTGAACCTCTTGTAACAATGATTCATTATGAAGTTCCCGTTTATCTTACTGAAACCATAAATGGTTGGGAAAGTCCTAAAATGGTTGATTACTTTGTCCACTATACAAAATTTCTTATTGATGAATACAAAGATGAAGTAAAATATTGGATTACCTTTAATGAAATAAACATGGTCATGAATTCCTCATACTTGGGTGGTGCAATGTTCGTTACGGAATCTGATAAACCTAAAGAAACTTGTATTCAGCAAGCATTGCATCATGAGTTAATTGCTAGCGCATTAACCGTTAAGTATTTTAAAGATCACGCTCAAAATGACTTAGTTGGAAATATGATTTGTCGTTTACAAAACTATCCGTATACTTGCAAGCCAGCAGATGTGTTAGCTACGCAAGAACAAAATCAATTTAATTATTTCCCAACTGATGTGCAGGTTAATGGATCTTATCCCGAATTTATTTTGAATTATTATAAGAAAAATAATATTGAAATTAATTGGTATCCAAATTATGAAAAGATCTTAAAAGAAGGTACCGTAGATTTTACTTCTATCAGTTATTACAACACTGGAGTAATTAGCGCTGACGAAGATAAAAAAGAGCCGATCGGTAAATTTGTAAGGAAATTACCTAATCCATATGTAAATCAAACTGATTGGGGTTGGGGGATTGATCCTACTGGTTTACGAATTTCATTAAATGATATGACCCAACGCTACCATCATTTACCTATTTTCATTGTTGAAAATGGATTAGGAGCTATAGATGAGTTAACGTCAGACTTCAAAGTGCATGATCAATATCGTATAGATTATATAAAAGCTCATTTGCAAGCAATTAAAGAAGCTATTGATGATGGTTGCAATGTGATGGGGTATACTTCTTGGGGCTGTATTGACCTAGTTAGTTGTGGTACTGCTCAAATGACTAAGAGATATGGCTTTGTTTATGTAGATGCTGATAATGAAGGCAACGGTAGTTATAAGCGCTATCCTAAAGATTCTTTTTATTGGTATAAAAAAGTAATTGCCAGCAATGGTAAAGAATTAGATTAAATCTAGTTGACATCATTAAATAATGATGATAAATTAATTATGAATAAAAACAAAACATCTTGAAAAGCAGAGTAATTATTTGTGAGTCTTAAAAGAGAAGCGATGTTATGGTGAAAGTCGTTAGGCAAGCGGTAGTGAACATGGGCTTCGAATTGATGACTGCTGGCGATAGTTAGCCAGCAGCGGTATTGCAGCCGTTAGCAGTGCAAGCTATTATTAGATAGCTAGTGAGGTTTGCCGTGTAAATGGCAAACAAATTAAAGGTGGTAACACGAGCACTCGTCCTTAAATTGGGACGGGTGCTTTTTTAATTGCCAAAATAGGAGGCATTTTGATGAGCAAAACAATTTTTACCAATATTAATTTATTTAATGGCAAAGACAATGAAATTAAGGCGGATAATTATTTGCTGGTGGATGATAAAACCGGCAAAATTATCCAAACAGGCACGGGACAATTACCGCAAGCTGATAAAACCGTTGACTTAGGTGGCAAGTATGTCATTCCTGGATTAATGAATTGCCACACGCATATTTTTATGGACCCGACCACTCCTGATGGTGGCTCAAGTGCTGGCGTTGTTCCATCAACTGTTCGTGCCGTTCAACATTTGCATGACTTACTGAAATCAGGTGTTACTTATATTCGTGAATGTGGCAGTACTTATAATATCGATATCGAGCTAGAAAAATTAATTAAGGCTGGTAAGTTAAGCAAGGTGCCCGAAATTATGCCAGCAGGACATCCGTTTTCAATGACTGGTGGTCACGGTGACATGCCAAACTTTGGTCGTTTGGTTGACTCTCCTGATGAAATGCGCAAGGCTGTGCGGCAAGGAATTAAGGAAGGTGCTAAAGCGATTAAGGTGATGGCGACTGGCGGGGTCATGACAGAGAGTGATGCATTAGATCAACCCCAATTGAGTGAAGCTGAAATACACGTGGCAGTTGAGGAAGCGCACCACAAGGGATTAATTGTTGCGGCTCACGCTGAAGGCAATCCAGGTATTTTGAATGCGATCAAGGCTGGTGTGGACTCAATTGAACATGGTTTTTACGTTAATGATGAAGAAATTAAATTGATGCTGGAAAAGGGCACTTACTTAACGCCAACAATTGTTGGTGCTTGGGCCTTTATTGAGTACGCTCCCGGCAAGATTCCTGACTGGGAAATGGCTAAAATCTCTGCAGCTTGGAAAGATTTGCGCGGAAATATTACTAAGGCAAAGAACGCTGGTGTCAAGATTACTTTGGGTACAGATGCCGGTACGCCATTCAACGACTTTACGATGACGCCGCAAGAATTACCGTTATTAGTTGAGCAAGGTTTTACAAACTTCGAAGCTCTAGAGACAAGTTTAAATGATGCCAAGTTAATGAAGATTGATGATGAATACGGTACTTTGGAAGCCGGAAAATATGCAGACTTCTTGGTTTTAGATAAAAATCCGTTAGCTGATATTACAGCAGTTGTTCAAAAAGATAAGGCCGTCTACAAGAAGGGCTTGCGTGCATATTAAGGAAACAATACGTTTTTGAATTGAAGTTGTTCTCGTGCTTAAAAGAGCATAAAATGGTTTTATTTAATAAAACTAAAGGAGAACATTATGAAAGTTCTATACCAAAATTTAAATTTATTTGATGGTGAGCAAGATAGCATTCAGCCAAATTCTTGGCTGGAAGTTGATGAGCAAACTGGTAAAATCACGGCTTTGGGCAGCGGCAACGCGCCACAGGCTGATAAAGTGGTTGATTTACAAGGAAAGTACGTTATGCCGGGGCTGATTAATTGTCACGACCATATGGTGATGGACCCGACAGATCCGCGCGGTGTAACTGACTTTAACGTGGTGGAAACAACAGTTGATTCTGTTCAGCACTTGCACGAAATGCTGAAGTCTGGTGTTACCTATGTGCGTGAGTGCGGTTCAACTTTTGACATTGATTTAACAATTGCTAAGATGATTAATGAGGGCAAAATTACCAATGTACCTGAAGTAATGCCGTCAGGGCGCCCATATTCGATGACTGGCGGGCACGGTGATATTCCCAATTTTGGTTATGTTGTTGATTCTCCTGATGAAATGCGTAAGGCAGTTCGTCAAGGGCTGAAGCGTGGTGCTAAGGTAATCAAGGTTATGGCAACTGGCGGCATTATGACTGAACGCGATTTTATGGATGATCCTCAACTCAATGTTGCCGAAATTAAAGCGGCAGTTGAAGAAGCGCACCATAAAGGAATTACGGTTGCAGCTCATGCCGAAGGAATTGCAGGCATTATGAATGCGATTGAAGCCGGTGTAGATTCGATTGAACACGGCTTTTACGTCAATGATGAAGCCATTGATTTGATGTTAGAAAAGGGCACGTACCTGACACCAACAATTATTGCAGCTTGGGCCTTTCCAGAATATGCAGTTGGAATTGCACCTGACTGGGAAATGAACAAGGCAGAGAAGGCATTAGCTGATTTGCGCAAGAATATTGCTCACGCCAAAGACCGCGGTGTCAAAATAGCATTGGGTACAGATGCCGGGACAACTTTTAACGGCTTTTCTAAGACTCCTGTGGAATTACAATTACTAGTTGATGATGGTTTTAGCAATTTTGAAGCTTTGCAAACTAGTGTTAATTCCGCCAAACTTATGAAAATTGATGATGAGTATGGCACGCTAGCAGTTGGTAAATACGCCGACTTTTTGGTTTTGGATGCTGACCCACTGGCAGATATTAAAGCAGTTGCTCAGGAAGATAAGGCTGTTTATAAAAAAGGCCGACGAGCATATTAAAAAGTATAATAAAATCCCACTATCTAAAATTATGATAGTGGGATTTTTTCGTTAAAAAATTTATAAATCTTCGGTGTACATTATTATTTAGTAGCTTAATAAAGTATTTTGGGACTGGTTAAACGAAACTGCAAACAAATCATGAATTGCTTCTTTAGATGTAAAGCCATAATAGTTGGCAGTAGTTGTGTCATCAATTAGATTAAAAATTGCTTTTTCAAGATCTGAAAATATATATTTATCATTGATTTTGCCCATAAGTTTGACAATTATACAAATTTGCATTGCGAGAGCATTTGTATAAATACCATATATCTAAGGGAAATTTTATTTTTCATAATTTTGCATAAAAAACCTTCGCGATGGGACGTGTCCGTTAAGCGAAGGGATAGATCTTTCAATAATAATTTAACGGATAATGTGTAAAAAGTCAATATTTTGTTTTGGTTAATAATAAAAGAATTATACAGTATTAAGCCGAAAATATCATTATGTTAATTAATAAAAGATAAATTATTTAAAACGTTAAAAATCTTGACATGATTTGTTAAATCCCTCTTGCTTTTTTAGCAGATAGCTTCATAATTGAAACAAGAAAAATAAGTCCCTATCACTGCAACGTGGTAGGACTTTTTATGTGATTTAATTTTGAGGAGCAAGAATGACTAAAAAGCAGATTAAATATGTCACGCTGGCGCTGATGCTTGGCAATATTATGTCGGGGCTGGATGGTACGGTAATTAACACCGCGATTCCAGCAATTGTTGCCGCCTTGCATGGGATTCAGTTTATGGGCTGGATTGTTGCCATCTTTTTATTAGGGATGTCGATTTCGATTCCCTTATGGACTAAAATTGGTGAGAAAATCACTAATAAGTTGGCGTTTGAAATTTCATTGGTGCTGTTCATTATCGGCTCTATTTTTGAAGGCTTGGCACCGAATATTTTCTTCTTTCTAGTTGCCCGTTTGGTCATGGGCATTGGTGCCGGTGGCATGGGATCCTTACCCTACATCATTGTTGGTTATATTTATCCAAATATTAAAACGCGGACGCGAATCTTAGGTTATTTGACCGCGAGTTTCAACGTGGCTGCGATTATGGGGCCGCTCGTTGGTGGTACCATTATTGATACAATGTCGTGGCACTGGGTCTTTTATCTGAATGTACCAATTGGAATTATTGCGGTTATCTTGAGTATGCTATACTTCAGGCCAATAACGCCAAAATCTACCCGTAAATTTGATTTTTCTGGTGCTCTGTTACTGGCGCTAGGCTTATTAACGTTTTTAATGGGGATTCAGCTCCTAGGCTTGACTAGTAACTTAGTTGTTGCGGTATTGGTTGCAATTAGTTTGATTTTTATTGGTGGCTTTTTATGGCGAGAAAAGCGGGCGACCAACCCAATTATTCCTCTGTCGATTTTCAAAAATAAGGCGTTAAATGGCGACTTCTTACTTTTTGCGTTTACTTGGGGCGCATATTTAGCTGTCAATACTTACTTGCCGATGTGGGCGCAAGCTCTCTTGGGGACCACAGCACTTGTTGGTGGTGTAACTTTGGTGCCAAACTCAATTGTTGATATTACAGCTTCGCAAAGTGTTTCCTTTATTAGTGACCGTGTGCGCACGTTTACGCTGGTATTAATTGGAATTTTGGGGATGATAGTGTCAGTCGGCGGCATGTTTTTAGCTGACTTGCAAACACCATTGCAATGGTTGACCTTTGTTTGTGCGTTTTCTGGGATAGGTGTCGGCTTTATCTTTGTCGCACTGCAAGTTAAAGTGCAGGTAGACGCGGGGATGACTAATATGGCAACAGCGACGTCAACTTCTTATTTAATTAGAATTTTGGCGCAAACGGTGATGTCAGCTGTGTACGGCGTTATTATGAATATGGCGCTGGCACGCGGCGTCCAGCAGCATAGCGGCATTACAATGCACATGATGAACGAGCTGAGTGATGCTAAAACGGCAAAATTGTTGCCGGCACGACTATTGCCAACGATGCGGACGATTTTCCACACAGGTATTAAAGAAATTATGATGGTGTCACTACTGCTACTAGTTATTGCGTTTGGCCTAAACTTTTACTTCAATTGGCATACTGATGTGCAAAAAAATTGAAATTAGTAAGTAAAAATAAATTTAATATAGATTTAAATAAATTCTAAAATAAAACTTTAATTCTTTGCTAATATTAGTTAAAATATAAGCAAAGATTTTTTGTTTAAAGGAGGATTTATCCTAATGAAAGTTTTACTATATAATATGACACCTGAGCAAATGGTTTATGTTGATAAATGGCGCAAAAATCACCCTGAAGATGACTTGGAAACAAGCGAGGAGATTTTAGATGCGTCAACAGTTGATATGGCCAAGGGTTTTGACTGTGTCAGCATGATGCAAGTTGTTGACATTGACCAAGAAGAAGTCTACAAAAAATTGGCTTCTTTTGGCATTAAACAATTGGCTTTGCGGTCAGTTGGCTACAATATTATTAACTGGGACTATGTCCATAAATATGACTTGTTTGTCACTAACACACCTGCTTACTCACCAAGAGCCGTTGCTGAAAACACGCTGACTTCTGCCATGTATTTGCTTCGTAAATGGGGACAAATCCTTCAAAATGAAAAGCGCGACCTGAACTTTGTTCGTGAAGAAAATCTGATGAGCGACGAAATCTACAATAAGACAGTCGGAATTATCGGTTTAGGTCGAATTGGTACGGCAACTGCTGAAATTTTCAGTGCTTTGGGTGCTAGAGTTATCGGTAATGATTTGATTGAAAATCCAGCTAACGAGGCTTTCTTGGAATACACCGACTTTGACACGGTCATTAAGGAATCAGATATTCTGACTTTGCATACACCACTTGACCCGTCAATTGTGGACATGATTAGTGCCGAGCAATTTAAGCAAATGAAGGATACGGCAATTATTATTAATGATGCCCGTGGCCCACTCATTAACACAGAAGACTTGGTAGATGCTTTAAAGAATCATGAAATTGCCGGTGCTGCCTTGGACGTTTTGACAGAAGAAAATGACTTCTTCATGAAGAAATTTGACGATATATCGGAATTACCAAAGACTTATCAAGAATTAGCCAAGATGCCAAACGTTGTCATTACACCTCACTCAGCTTACTATACTAAGACATCAGTTAAGAACATGATTGAGCATAGTATGACAGATATTAAGCGGGTTCTGAATGGTCAAAAACCAGTTTATCTTGTTGAATTGTAATTGAAAATTTTAAACTAAATAGGCGATTAACTTTTTTAAGTTAATCGCTTATTTTTTGAGGTAAAATTATCAAAATTTTGTTTGTTCGCTTATAATTAGAGTATTGGTATAATTGATGTCGTTGTGGTAATAATGGAGAATTAAATGAAGCGATTTCATCACAAGTATACACTACCGGCGATTTTGCTGATGCTGGCAATTGCGATTACGCTTTTGTTTAATGGGTTATTTAACTTGAAAAGGCAGACGACATTGCCGCCGGATGCGAATTCAACTGCAATTGGTGTGGAACTTAATCAGAGTTATGGTTACGTTGCAATGCATGAATTGCAGGCAAATGGAATCTCATTTGTCTATTTACGCAGCACGCAGGGGCGGTCATTTTTTGATGATGACTACTTGGCTTATCGCGACCAAATTTTGGGAACTAAGTTAGCTTTTGGCACAAGTGTGGCGTATAGTGATGAGTCGACACCCCAGCAGCATTATACTTATTTTATGAAAAAAGTCGGCTTAAACACAGGCAGTTTGCCAATTATGGTTGTGCCAGCAGTAAGTGAGCGGCGATTGGTCTATATTAAACAGATGGCGCAATTCACGCAATTATTGCTTAACATTGGTAAGCGGGTGATGGTTGACTTGCCGATTAAATACAAAAAGTATTTTCCAGCTGGCGTCTCGTTTATTATAACTAGCAAACGCGAGCCGAATAAACTTCAATATACTTTTTGGCGGTACACGACTAATGGTCGCGTTAAAAATGTCCGCGAGTTGGAAGACGGTGGTGTTACCATGTTTGCTTATAACGGAACGGTAACACAATATAAACAGAAATATGGGCAGTTAATACAATAATGAAGCAAGAATTTGAAACAGTTTTAAATAAATTAGGTTTGAAACAGCCAACGTTAATTCAAAAAGAGACACGTGACGCGATTTTAAACGGCGCTAGTGTAGTGGCACTAGCTAAAACAGGAACGGGTAAAACGCTGGCTTATGCACTGCCAGCATTAGAGCGCGTTAAGCAAGGGATGCCCAACAGTTTAGTAATTATTGCACCAACGACCGAATTGGCCGTGCAGATTCGCCATGCGATTAATCCTTTTGTCCATGCTTTAGGCTTAAAAGGGGTTAGCTTAGTTGGTGCTGGCAACCGGCAGCGCCAGGAAGACAATCTGAAGAAGAAACATCCAGAAGTGGTTGTCGCAACTCCAGGTCGCTTTTTTGACTTCTTTTCCAGTAATCGCATTAAGGTAGAACAGATTAAGACGCTGGTAATTGATGAAGCCGATGATATTTTAGAGTTCAGTAAGATGGAGCTGCTTAGTTCTTTAGGACAAAATATGACGGCTGATGCGCAAATTTTACTATTTGGCGCAACGGAATCGGAAATTACGCAAAAAGCCGAAGAAATTTTTGATCGGACCTTTTTATTAATTGATGTGCGCAGTCAACAGGAGACAACTGTTAAGAATTATTTCTTGCAAATTGATAATGCGCATAAGATTGATTTTGTGCAGCGACTGACAAGGCTAGATCATTTCAAGGGAATTTTATTCTTTGATTCTAACCAAACGATGATGCGTTTTGCCGGAATTTTTGCTCATACCAAAACTAAATTTACGTTATTGGCAAATGAGTTTGGCAAGGAAAAGCGTGAACAAGCGCTCCATGATTTAAAAATTGGTAAAACCAAATTGCTGCTGGCAACTGATTTGGCCGCTCGCGGATTGGATATTCCTGGCGTAACTTATGTCATTAACTTCGATATTCCGAGTGAAATCAATACATATTTACACCGCGCTGGTCGGACGGGCCGTATGGGAGCCAACGGCTATGTGGTAACTCTTGGCGATGATCATGATTTTCGTGATTTGAAGAAACTCTTGGGTGATGGCACCACTTTAGAACGAGTTTACTTTGCCGGTTTTAAGTTGGTAACGCAATTGCCGCGCAAGAAAAAGGCTAAAAAGGCGGTTACTGCAGAAACTGCTGCGCCAGCACCGGTTAAAAAGAAGAAGCATAAAAAACATCAGAATAAAAATAAGGGTTATCACCCACATTATTTAAAGCAGAAGGGGGAACAATGAGTCGATTAGTAGCTTGGCTGGAAGACTATGTGCTGCCAGTAGCCAATAAAATTGGGCAAGTGGGTTGGCTTGTGGCGTTGCGGGATGCATTTATCTCCGTCATGCCAATTACCATTGCCGGTTCGGCCGCCGTATTGATAAAAAGCTTGATTGCAGTAGCGAAAACCAATCTGGGTTGGACGACTTTTGCATGGACAATGCAGCCGCTGGCGTTAGTTTGTAATGTGGTATGGCGCGGGACATTTGCTTTATTTGCACTCTTTTTGGCATTGTCACTTGGTTATCACTTTGCCAAAATCTTAGAGGTTGATCCACTTGCTGGTGCCATAGTTTCACTGTCGTCTTTAGCAATGAGCATTGCTAATTTGACAAAAGTCCAAGTTGCGGGCCATGAAATCGTGATGCAACATGCATTTGACATTGAGCAATTTTCAACCACCGGTATTTTTACGGCAATTTTGTTTGGGACGATCGGTGTTTTAATTTATGCGTTTTGTGTTAAAGCACGAATTATGATTCATTTGTCGGCTAATCTGCCTTATGCGGAACAACGGGCGTTTGACTCACTTGTACCGGCAACGATTGCAATTTTTGTAGTTGGTGCAATTAATTTCATTTTTCAAGCAGTAACTGGTACTTTCTTTGGCAATTGGTTATTACACACAATTCAGTGGCCACTAGTTAAAATGGGCCAGGGCTTCGGCATGGTGATGCTCGTAACTTTACTTGTTCAAATCTTTTGGTTCTTTGGGATTAATGGCTTAAGTGTGATGGCGCCAATGCTAGATTCAATTTGGTTGACGGCGCAGAATGTTAATATTACGGCTGTGCGTAATGGTAAACCCGCACCATTATTATGGGTTCGCGGTTCGTTTGACGTGTTTGCCTGGTTTGGTGGCGCTGGTGGAACATTAATGCTGATAGTTGCAATTTTGCTTTTTTCTAAACGCAGCGACTACCGAACAATTGCCAAAGTGGCATTAGCACCGGCAATTTTTAACATTAATGAGCCAGTTGTGTTGGGACTGCCGGTGGTTCTTAATCCGGTGTACTTCATCCCGTTTATCGTGGCGCCACTAGTTAATGTTGCCTTTTCTTATGGGGTAAGCATGATCGGTCTAGTTAATCCTGTCCAAGCAGCCGTGCCGGGAATTTTACCGCCGATTATTGGGCCGTTTTTAGCCTGCAACTATGATTGGCGCGCCGTGGTCTTGTGCATTGTTAACATGTTGATTGCCTTGGCAATCTGGACTCCGTTCGTGTTTGCGGCAGATAAATTGGCCGATGCCAACAGTCCGCGACCATATTATACAAGGCAATATTAATTACTAAAAAAATTGGCTTTTATCACGTAAATTTGGTAAAGTTAATTTTGTACGGCCCCGTAGTTCATCTGGATAGAACAATGGTCTCCTAAACCGTAGAGGTGAGTTCGAATCTCACCGGGGTCATAATTATGCTTCAAAAAGTCTTGATACATAAGCATTTCATGAATATCGTGGACTGAATTTGGACTAAAAGACCTAGCTAAATCAACAGCTAGGTCTTGTTTTTTTATAATGAGTCCAGCACCTCTTCGATATGATCGTCAGATTTTGCTTTTAATTCATCTATCATGTGAGCGTAAAAAGTTGCTGTAATTGACATGTTTGAATGCCCCAAGCGCTTACTAATTGCATAAAGGTCAACGCCTTCATAAAGTAAAATCGAAGTATGTGTATGTCGTAAGCTATGAAAGTGGAAACCTGGTTTATTAATATTACATTCAATAAGCAGTTCTTTGAGCTTTTTGTTGCAAGCAGTAGTTGAGGGCAGTTCCTCAAGACTTTTTGCAAATACATATTTTTCATTACGCTTTTGTAGTGGCTTTAAAATGTTAAGTAGCTTATTAGTTACCCTGATTGTTCGAACTGATGATGCTGTTTTAGGTTCTTTGATTCTACCAGTTACATATGAAAAAGATTTAGTAATGCTAATTGTTTTTGCCTTAAAGTTAATGTCTTTCCATGTAAGAGCCATAATTTCGCCAATTCGCATTCCTGTATAAATTGCCGTTAGAATCATATAGCGACTACTATAACGTGGATTTAATTTTTCTTTAGTTTTAGCAATTAAAGCTTGGGTCTCTTTAACAGATAAATACAAAACTTCTTTGGTTCGATTAATATCATAAACAAGATTAACTCGTGCAGTAAAATCATTATTGATTATGTGATCAACAATAGCGTCTTTTATACAACCGCGAATAATACCATTCGTTTTACGAACTGAAGCTTTTGAATGATTTTTGCCATACTGATTAATAAAATCTTGATATTGTATTCTAGTAATTTTATTCATTTTTTGTTGTTTGAAATAACGCTTGATTTCAATTTCAATATATCGATAACGACTAACCGTATTAGCAGCCTTACCGGGAATACGGAAAGCTTCTGACCATTTCTTGTAATAATCGGCAAAAGTGGGATTTTCAATTACTATATCAGACTCAGCTTTTTGTACCTCTATCTTAGATGCCCATACTTGAGCTTGCCGTTTTGTTTTAAAACCACTTTTAGATTTTTGATGGAATTGACCGCCTTGCTTAAAGGATACTCTGGCGCGCCATACATCGCCGCGTTTATCAAAAGTTGCCATTAGAAACCACACCTCCGATGTGATAAAATAAAATTTGAGCGCACAAATAGCGCAGATTATGTGAATCGATTAATAGTTATGTTTTCCAGACGGACTATTAATCGATTTTTTTGTTTTAATGATTATTTATTTTTCAATAATTCAATTATTTTTTCATTTTGTTTTCTCAATTGATCGTTTTGCTTAATTAAAAGCCAATTTTGTTCAACCATACCTGTTAATAGAATATATATGTCTCGTGGTACATCAGACTTTGAACTAAGTAGTGGATAGCCATACATTGTTTTTAATTGATGTTTAATACGTTTTAACTGAGGAAAACAATCCTTATCAATGTCGCTAAGGCTAAGATTGTTTAACCAAGTTTCCATATCTTGAGCTTTTTGCTCATCTTTTTCTTCTTTCGATTTAAATATTCCCATCATATTCTCCTACTAAAAATTACTTGTTTTGAGTATTTGTATTTTTTTCATGTTGTTCGATATATAACGTGTCACGATAC
Coding sequences within it:
- a CDS encoding beta-glucoside-specific PTS transporter subunit IIABC; amino-acid sequence: MSIEEQAREIVKNVGGPNNIKSLTRCMTRLRFVLKDDSKVNEDALKKLDDVMDIRKAGGQFQVIIGAKIDKYYNAVVKDNPGLNAESVESETSEKKGVFSRVVETLSSILIPTLPPIIGGGMIKGFLFMFVQFNWMSANSSAYILFNVIADCMFYFFPFLLAVSTARSFKTNVYMALALAGAMMYPSILQSAAKGGSLKLFGGLVIPYIDYSSSVIPIILTVWLMSYVYRFFKKYIPDIISAIFTPLLTLVVVIPIELVAIAPLGFYIGNYIAIGMQYLINLSPILAGFIIGGTRPLLVLTGTHHAVRAITQQQVATYGRTTIGAMNFVSTFAQSAAALGVYFFTKNKRMKSLSFSSTISGFLGVTEPALYGVVTKYKIAMLGAVIGGGVGGAIASYFNAAVYGIVLPSILTISATIGKGFIGMALGVPTSIVVTLLVIFLGRKSIIRQDEEDLAKENNQNQDITVNHDNLVSAIKNANIMSPANGKIQSLSSLNDKTFASGMLGKGIAVKSTDGKVFSPVDGVITSVFPTKHAIGLKAENGVEILLHIGIDTVNLNGKFLHPEVKEGDKVVKGQQIMTFDFKKIIEAGYDDVVIMLITNTDQLLNINNVKDSGETTKSQVLMTV
- a CDS encoding glycoside hydrolase family 1 protein → MKEFPDNFLWGGATSAAQYEGAAQIGGRGLSHMDFIRRAGSGNKSLNNITKAQFENNKKHQDEYNFPFRRGSDFYHHYKEDIALLGEMGFKVFRMSISWSRLFPKGIEDTPCPEGVQFYHNVFKECHKYGIEPLVTMIHYEVPVYLTETINGWESPKMVDYFVHYTKFLIDEYKDEVKYWITFNEINMVMNSSYLGGAMFVTESDKPKETCIQQALHHELIASALTVKYFKDHAQNDLVGNMICRLQNYPYTCKPADVLATQEQNQFNYFPTDVQVNGSYPEFILNYYKKNNIEINWYPNYEKILKEGTVDFTSISYYNTGVISADEDKKEPIGKFVRKLPNPYVNQTDWGWGIDPTGLRISLNDMTQRYHHLPIFIVENGLGAIDELTSDFKVHDQYRIDYIKAHLQAIKEAIDDGCNVMGYTSWGCIDLVSCGTAQMTKRYGFVYVDADNEGNGSYKRYPKDSFYWYKKVIASNGKELD
- a CDS encoding amidohydrolase family protein — its product is MSKTIFTNINLFNGKDNEIKADNYLLVDDKTGKIIQTGTGQLPQADKTVDLGGKYVIPGLMNCHTHIFMDPTTPDGGSSAGVVPSTVRAVQHLHDLLKSGVTYIRECGSTYNIDIELEKLIKAGKLSKVPEIMPAGHPFSMTGGHGDMPNFGRLVDSPDEMRKAVRQGIKEGAKAIKVMATGGVMTESDALDQPQLSEAEIHVAVEEAHHKGLIVAAHAEGNPGILNAIKAGVDSIEHGFYVNDEEIKLMLEKGTYLTPTIVGAWAFIEYAPGKIPDWEMAKISAAWKDLRGNITKAKNAGVKITLGTDAGTPFNDFTMTPQELPLLVEQGFTNFEALETSLNDAKLMKIDDEYGTLEAGKYADFLVLDKNPLADITAVVQKDKAVYKKGLRAY
- a CDS encoding amidohydrolase family protein codes for the protein MKVLYQNLNLFDGEQDSIQPNSWLEVDEQTGKITALGSGNAPQADKVVDLQGKYVMPGLINCHDHMVMDPTDPRGVTDFNVVETTVDSVQHLHEMLKSGVTYVRECGSTFDIDLTIAKMINEGKITNVPEVMPSGRPYSMTGGHGDIPNFGYVVDSPDEMRKAVRQGLKRGAKVIKVMATGGIMTERDFMDDPQLNVAEIKAAVEEAHHKGITVAAHAEGIAGIMNAIEAGVDSIEHGFYVNDEAIDLMLEKGTYLTPTIIAAWAFPEYAVGIAPDWEMNKAEKALADLRKNIAHAKDRGVKIALGTDAGTTFNGFSKTPVELQLLVDDGFSNFEALQTSVNSAKLMKIDDEYGTLAVGKYADFLVLDADPLADIKAVAQEDKAVYKKGRRAY